In Deltaproteobacteria bacterium, a single genomic region encodes these proteins:
- a CDS encoding GFA family protein: MPKGSCFCGAVKYAINLPMTAVTYCHCSKCRKWHGHFGAYTAVDREGLKLTKSTGLKWHKLSNKVRRGFCGTCGSSLLFDEKGDAKISICAGTLDSPTGTREKNHIYAGSKSDYYEIAGKLPKYDTLPKKRAAPENR, encoded by the coding sequence ATGCCCAAGGGAAGCTGCTTCTGCGGCGCAGTGAAGTACGCCATCAACCTGCCGATGACCGCGGTAACGTATTGCCACTGCTCGAAGTGCCGGAAGTGGCACGGCCACTTCGGTGCGTACACGGCCGTCGACCGCGAGGGCCTCAAGCTCACCAAGTCGACCGGGCTCAAGTGGCACAAGCTCTCGAACAAGGTGCGTCGCGGCTTCTGCGGCACGTGCGGCTCGAGCCTGCTCTTCGACGAGAAGGGCGACGCGAAGATCTCCATCTGCGCGGGCACGCTCGACTCGCCCACCGGTACGCGCGAGAAGAACCACATCTACGCGGGCAGCAAGAGCGACTACTACGAGATCGCCGGCAAGCTGCCGAAGTACGACACGCTGCCGAAAAAAAGGGCGGCTCCGGAGAACCGATGA
- a CDS encoding lipase maturation factor family protein: MEDAEDVAPKPRATFQLTRFVVLRLLGVVYAFAFWAFVRQGLPLVGHHGLLPADSFLDRVAENAGGRSAGFWELPTLFWAHSSDSALLTVAWIGFLLSLLVVAGFADALVMAVLWALYMSVVHVGQLFYGYGWEMQLLETGFLAIFLCPPLDLRPFPKRQPPEIVVRLFWWLAFRVMLGAGLIKMRGDQCWRDLTCLDYHFETQPIPNPLSPYFHFAPHGVHVAGVLMNHVAELLCPFLIFLGRTSRHVAAMIMLVFQLTLILSGNLSFLNWLMIVPILACFDDGAWARVLPWRMVARAKDAEPTQRAWTAASVALMLLIAVLSVEPVKNLLSDEQAMNTSFDPFELVNTYGAFGSVGKERGEIIFEGTRSATPDDPSAEWRPYEFVCKPGDPMRRPCVTSPYQPRIDWQIWFAAMSNVDRQPWAIHLVWKLLHNDAGALSLLDGNPYPEGPPKYIRAKYYRYRFAPLGTPGWWTREEQGLWMPAVSPETPELKDVVEEHGWKD, translated from the coding sequence ATGGAAGATGCCGAGGACGTCGCGCCGAAGCCGCGCGCGACGTTCCAGCTCACGCGCTTCGTGGTGTTGCGCCTGCTCGGCGTGGTGTACGCGTTCGCGTTCTGGGCGTTCGTGCGCCAGGGCCTGCCGCTGGTCGGGCACCACGGGCTCTTGCCGGCGGATTCGTTCCTCGACCGCGTCGCGGAGAACGCCGGAGGACGCAGCGCAGGCTTTTGGGAATTGCCGACGCTGTTCTGGGCGCACAGCTCCGACAGTGCGCTGCTGACCGTCGCGTGGATTGGATTTCTGCTCTCGCTGCTGGTCGTCGCGGGCTTCGCCGACGCGCTGGTAATGGCCGTGCTCTGGGCGCTGTACATGAGCGTGGTGCACGTGGGGCAGCTCTTCTACGGCTACGGCTGGGAGATGCAGCTCCTGGAGACGGGCTTCCTCGCCATCTTCCTTTGCCCGCCGCTCGACCTCCGGCCCTTCCCGAAGCGCCAGCCCCCGGAGATCGTGGTTCGATTGTTCTGGTGGCTCGCGTTCCGCGTGATGCTCGGCGCGGGGCTGATCAAGATGCGCGGCGACCAATGCTGGCGCGATCTCACGTGCCTCGACTACCACTTCGAGACCCAGCCGATTCCGAACCCGCTCTCGCCGTACTTCCACTTCGCGCCGCACGGCGTGCACGTGGCGGGCGTGCTCATGAACCACGTGGCGGAGCTCCTCTGCCCGTTCCTGATCTTCCTCGGGCGCACGTCGCGACACGTGGCCGCGATGATCATGCTCGTGTTTCAGCTCACGCTGATCCTGAGCGGCAATTTGTCATTCCTTAATTGGTTGATGATTGTTCCGATCCTCGCGTGCTTCGACGATGGCGCGTGGGCGCGCGTGCTGCCGTGGCGAATGGTCGCGCGCGCGAAGGACGCGGAGCCGACGCAGCGCGCGTGGACCGCGGCGTCGGTCGCGCTGATGCTGCTGATCGCGGTGCTGAGCGTGGAGCCGGTGAAGAACCTGCTCTCGGACGAGCAGGCGATGAACACGAGCTTCGATCCGTTCGAGCTCGTGAACACCTACGGCGCGTTCGGCTCCGTGGGCAAGGAGCGCGGCGAGATCATCTTCGAGGGCACGCGCAGCGCGACGCCGGACGACCCGAGCGCCGAGTGGCGTCCGTACGAGTTCGTGTGCAAGCCCGGCGACCCGATGCGGCGGCCGTGCGTGACGAGCCCATATCAGCCGCGCATCGATTGGCAGATCTGGTTCGCGGCCATGAGCAACGTGGATCGCCAGCCGTGGGCGATTCACCTGGTGTGGAAGCTGCTCCACAACGACGCGGGCGCGCTCTCGCTGCTGGATGGAAATCCGTACCCCGAAGGGCCGCCGAAGTACATCCGCGCGAAGTACTACCGGTATCGCTTCGCGCCGCTCGGGACACCGGGTTGGTGGACGCGCGAGGAGCAGGGCTTGTGGATGCCGGCGGTCTCGCCGGAGACGCCGGAGCTGAAGGATGTCGTCGAGGAGCACGGGTGGAAGGACTAG
- the trmB gene encoding tRNA (guanosine(46)-N7)-methyltransferase TrmB — protein MSEKPFTGRHIRSFVLRQGHLSKAQERAFTELMPRFGVSYRAELLDWKALFGREAPRVLEIGFGMGATTAEIAERRPDTDFLGVEVHTPGVGSLLKLLEEKKLSNVRVIQHDAVEVVRDMIAPKSLRGVHVFFPDPWPKKRHHKRRLLQGPFVQLLAERLEPGGYLHAATDWEEYAQQMLEVFSAEPLLKNAHAGFAPRPDYRPLTKFEQRGMNLGHGVWDVIFERVP, from the coding sequence GTGTCCGAGAAACCCTTCACCGGTCGGCATATTCGGAGCTTCGTGCTGCGGCAGGGGCATCTGTCGAAGGCGCAGGAGCGCGCGTTCACGGAGCTGATGCCGCGCTTTGGCGTGAGCTATCGCGCCGAGCTGCTCGACTGGAAGGCGCTCTTTGGTCGCGAGGCGCCGCGGGTGCTGGAGATTGGTTTCGGCATGGGCGCGACGACGGCGGAGATCGCCGAGCGCCGGCCGGACACCGATTTTCTCGGCGTCGAGGTGCACACGCCGGGTGTCGGCAGTCTGCTCAAGCTGCTCGAGGAGAAGAAGCTCTCGAACGTGCGCGTGATCCAGCACGACGCCGTGGAGGTCGTGCGCGACATGATCGCGCCGAAGAGCCTGCGCGGCGTGCACGTGTTCTTTCCGGATCCGTGGCCGAAGAAGCGGCACCACAAGCGACGCCTCTTGCAGGGACCGTTCGTGCAGCTGCTCGCGGAGCGGCTCGAGCCCGGCGGCTACCTGCACGCGGCGACGGATTGGGAGGAGTACGCGCAGCAGATGCTCGAGGTGTTTTCCGCCGAGCCGCTGCTGAAGAACGCGCACGCGGGCTTCGCGCCGCGGCCGGACTATCGACCGCTGACGAAGTTTGAGCAGCGCGGGATGAACCTGGGCCACGGCGTGTGGGACGTCATCTTCGAGCGCGTCCCGTAG
- a CDS encoding sigma-54-dependent Fis family transcriptional regulator has translation MPKLAWNGSEAPADVVRALKSVGFTLALEGELTVVATRDGKRAPVRPERGPWIWVSARSIDDAAAREAVLSGAYEALSLTEPKAAERLAARLQELALPDPAPVPPATAVVQSAVAKKVLAQVARAARTSMPVLITGETGTGKEVTARLLHTWSARRERPFVPINCAAIPNELMEGELFGYAKGAFSGAVRSYDGTLISAEGGSVFLDEIDDTPQSIQVKLLRVLEDRVVTRLGESASHQVDFRILAATNRDLKKLIAAGQFGDDLYERLAIVHVHLPPLRERLDDLPALAEFFMRRFFKEEPDAQGRPAVVRVSPAALRALAAYPWPGNIRELRNVVFEALVYKRGGDELLLSDLPKRVLQRGESSKGDGLVDGSRLKRLLDDGVLNLRNEVEALERAALVEALARAAGNASAAARMLGEVGRGSARDPGGTVRAMMRRLGVNGPRG, from the coding sequence ATGCCCAAGCTCGCCTGGAACGGTTCCGAAGCGCCGGCGGATGTCGTTCGCGCCCTCAAGTCCGTGGGATTCACGCTCGCGCTCGAGGGCGAGCTCACGGTCGTGGCCACGCGAGACGGCAAGCGTGCGCCGGTGCGTCCCGAGCGTGGCCCGTGGATCTGGGTGAGCGCGAGGTCGATTGATGACGCCGCCGCGCGCGAGGCCGTGCTCTCCGGGGCCTATGAAGCGCTCTCCCTGACGGAGCCCAAAGCCGCCGAGCGACTCGCGGCGCGGCTGCAGGAGCTCGCGCTTCCCGATCCGGCGCCGGTCCCGCCCGCGACGGCCGTGGTGCAGAGCGCTGTGGCCAAAAAGGTCCTCGCGCAGGTCGCGCGTGCGGCGCGCACGAGCATGCCCGTGCTCATCACGGGGGAGACCGGCACCGGCAAAGAAGTGACGGCGCGGCTGCTTCATACGTGGAGCGCGCGCCGCGAGCGGCCGTTCGTGCCCATCAATTGCGCGGCGATTCCCAACGAGCTGATGGAGGGCGAGCTCTTTGGCTACGCGAAGGGCGCGTTCTCGGGCGCGGTGCGCAGCTACGACGGCACGCTCATCTCGGCCGAGGGCGGCAGCGTGTTCCTCGATGAGATCGACGACACGCCGCAGAGCATTCAAGTGAAGCTGCTGCGCGTGCTCGAGGATCGCGTGGTGACGCGGCTGGGCGAGAGCGCGTCGCACCAGGTGGACTTCCGGATTCTCGCGGCGACCAATCGCGACTTGAAGAAGCTCATTGCTGCCGGCCAGTTCGGCGATGACCTCTACGAGCGACTGGCGATCGTGCACGTGCACCTGCCACCGCTGCGCGAGCGCCTCGATGACCTGCCGGCGCTGGCCGAGTTCTTCATGCGTCGCTTCTTCAAAGAGGAGCCGGACGCGCAGGGGCGACCGGCCGTGGTGCGCGTGAGTCCCGCGGCGCTGCGTGCGCTCGCGGCGTATCCCTGGCCGGGCAACATTCGCGAGCTGCGAAACGTGGTCTTCGAGGCGCTCGTCTACAAGCGCGGCGGCGATGAGCTGCTGCTATCCGATTTGCCGAAGCGCGTGCTGCAGCGAGGCGAGTCGTCGAAGGGCGATGGGCTGGTGGACGGATCGCGGCTGAAGCGCTTGCTCGACGACGGCGTGCTGAATCTGCGGAACGAGGTCGAAGCGCTCGAGCGCGCGGCCTTGGTGGAAGCGCTCGCTCGTGCGGCCGGAAACGCCAGCGCGGCCGCGCGGATGCTGGGCGAGGTCGGGCGGGGCTCGGCGCGAGATCCAGGCGGGACGGTGCGCGCCATGATGCGACGGCTGGGCGTGAACGGGCCGCGCGGCTGA
- a CDS encoding OmpA family protein, translated as MDTTQNTMRLTPLARGSIFLGLAALGVVSIRLFAPGFLERVVPSAKEKSSMVPLSADLPLLGDDGRTRAISPIGTGPGCAQLPEVRVELWAWNAQMGLMLANGGPQSAAGSLMCQEGVNAKLLRQDDGTKMREDLVTFAKELKEGQAQPKDGVGFVAIMGDGSATFLAETNKVLEKLGPDFKAKVVGSSGYSWGEDKFMGPPAWKQNPSASRGGLVAGVVRDGDWNIAQKWLAENRLCNNPDDKTWDPNCLNWVNTPGYVEAAQAYIAGVCEDRKVVKNGKPTGETKHVCVDGVVTWTPGDVDVAQKKGGLVSIVSTKEYRGQMPQVLIGIDAWMKANRKTVDGMLSAMLKGGDRIKSDPTALDAAAAVSAQVYGEGDAAYWKKYFQGTTEPDAKGQPVELGGSRVNNLADDLYLFGVKAYAPDSANLFAATYTVFGNIVSAQYPELVPSFPAVREVLDTSYLEDLAKRGTSTAKADLPKFDAAAPVKEVVSNGSWAIAFESGKASFSPSAKKTLDELFDQLVIAGGAAVEIHGHTDSQGDSKQNLALSEARAFAVKRYLEARSSANFPEGRVRIFAHGQENPIAPNATPEGRALNRRVQIIVGTTKS; from the coding sequence ATGGATACGACCCAGAACACGATGCGACTCACCCCGCTCGCCCGAGGTTCCATCTTTCTCGGCCTCGCCGCGCTGGGCGTGGTCTCCATCCGGCTCTTCGCGCCCGGCTTCCTCGAGCGCGTGGTGCCGAGCGCCAAGGAGAAGTCCTCCATGGTGCCGCTGAGCGCGGACCTCCCGCTCCTCGGCGATGACGGCCGCACCCGCGCTATCTCGCCCATCGGCACGGGTCCTGGCTGCGCGCAGCTCCCTGAGGTGCGCGTCGAGCTCTGGGCCTGGAACGCGCAGATGGGGCTCATGCTCGCCAACGGTGGCCCGCAGAGCGCCGCGGGCAGCCTGATGTGCCAGGAGGGCGTGAACGCCAAGCTCCTGCGCCAGGACGACGGCACCAAGATGCGCGAGGACCTGGTCACCTTCGCGAAGGAGCTGAAGGAAGGCCAGGCGCAGCCGAAGGACGGCGTCGGGTTCGTGGCCATCATGGGCGACGGCTCGGCCACGTTCCTCGCGGAGACCAACAAGGTGCTCGAGAAGCTCGGGCCGGACTTCAAGGCCAAGGTCGTCGGCTCCAGCGGCTACAGCTGGGGCGAGGACAAGTTCATGGGCCCTCCGGCGTGGAAGCAGAACCCGAGCGCGTCTCGAGGCGGCTTGGTGGCGGGCGTGGTGCGCGACGGCGACTGGAACATCGCCCAGAAGTGGCTGGCGGAGAACCGGCTCTGCAACAACCCGGACGACAAAACGTGGGATCCCAACTGTCTCAACTGGGTGAACACGCCGGGCTACGTGGAGGCGGCGCAGGCCTACATCGCGGGCGTGTGCGAGGACCGGAAGGTGGTCAAGAACGGCAAGCCCACGGGCGAGACGAAGCACGTGTGCGTGGACGGCGTGGTCACATGGACGCCCGGCGACGTGGACGTGGCGCAGAAGAAGGGAGGCCTGGTGTCGATCGTGTCGACCAAGGAGTACCGCGGGCAGATGCCCCAGGTGCTCATCGGCATCGACGCGTGGATGAAGGCGAACCGCAAGACCGTCGACGGGATGCTGTCGGCGATGCTGAAGGGAGGTGACCGGATCAAGAGCGACCCGACCGCGCTGGACGCGGCGGCCGCGGTGAGCGCGCAGGTCTACGGCGAAGGCGACGCGGCGTACTGGAAGAAGTACTTCCAGGGCACCACCGAGCCCGATGCCAAGGGCCAGCCCGTGGAGCTGGGCGGCAGCCGGGTGAACAACCTTGCCGACGATCTGTACCTGTTCGGCGTCAAGGCCTACGCACCCGACTCGGCCAACCTCTTCGCCGCGACCTACACCGTGTTCGGCAACATCGTCTCGGCGCAGTACCCCGAGCTGGTGCCCAGCTTCCCGGCCGTCCGAGAGGTGCTCGACACGAGCTACCTCGAGGATCTCGCGAAGCGCGGCACGAGCACCGCCAAGGCCGACCTGCCGAAGTTCGACGCGGCAGCGCCGGTGAAGGAGGTCGTCAGCAACGGCTCGTGGGCCATTGCGTTCGAGAGCGGCAAGGCCAGCTTCTCGCCCTCGGCGAAGAAGACGCTCGATGAGCTCTTCGACCAGCTGGTCATCGCCGGCGGTGCAGCCGTGGAGATCCACGGCCACACCGACAGCCAGGGTGATTCGAAGCAGAACCTGGCGCTCTCCGAGGCGCGGGCGTTCGCGGTGAAGCGGTACCTGGAGGCGCGGTCGTCGGCCAACTTCCCGGAGGGACGGGTTCGCATCTTCGCGCATGGGCAGGAGAACCCCATCGCGCCCAATGCGACGCCCGAGGGCCGCGCGCTGAACCGCCGGGTGCAGATCATCGTGGGCACCACGAAGTCGTAG
- a CDS encoding ABC transporter permease subunit, producing the protein MSTFTQSFGDAFRPHRRVSSSTLWLLGGAQLAIAMGLWLRAGTGVLPGPTEVIRALGDLWVDEGLGRELVASALTSLEAVALASAIALPLAWATVLPALRPLAALLAKGRFLGLMGLTFLFTLLTGGGHALKLALLTFGMGVFLVTGMAEAVASIPKEKLEHARTLGMSEWRVVFEVVVLGTAHQALELIRQNAAIGWTMVTLVEGLYRGEGGVGALLLNQNKHFHLAEVFAIQLCILLVGLAQDAALVAVRRGLCPYAELARERR; encoded by the coding sequence ATGAGTACGTTCACGCAATCGTTCGGCGACGCGTTTCGGCCACATCGACGCGTGTCGAGCTCCACGCTCTGGCTGCTCGGGGGTGCGCAGCTCGCCATCGCGATGGGGCTCTGGCTGCGCGCAGGAACTGGCGTGCTGCCCGGTCCGACGGAGGTGATCCGCGCGCTCGGCGACCTCTGGGTCGACGAAGGCCTGGGTCGCGAGCTGGTGGCCAGCGCGCTCACCTCGCTCGAGGCCGTGGCATTGGCGAGCGCGATCGCGTTGCCGCTCGCCTGGGCGACGGTGTTGCCCGCGCTCCGGCCGCTCGCGGCGCTGCTCGCCAAGGGCCGGTTCCTGGGTCTGATGGGCTTAACTTTTTTGTTCACATTGCTGACTGGAGGCGGTCATGCGCTGAAGCTCGCGCTGCTCACCTTCGGGATGGGCGTGTTCCTGGTGACGGGGATGGCGGAAGCCGTGGCGTCGATTCCCAAGGAGAAGCTGGAGCACGCGCGGACGCTGGGGATGTCGGAGTGGCGCGTGGTGTTCGAGGTCGTCGTGCTCGGCACGGCGCACCAGGCGCTGGAGCTCATCCGGCAGAACGCTGCCATCGGCTGGACGATGGTGACGCTCGTGGAAGGCCTTTATCGCGGCGAAGGAGGCGTGGGCGCGCTGCTGCTGAACCAGAACAAGCACTTTCACCTGGCCGAGGTCTTCGCGATTCAGCTCTGCATCTTACTCGTGGGACTCGCTCAGGACGCGGCGCTGGTCGCCGTGCGACGCGGGCTCTGTCCGTACGCGGAGCTCGCGCGGGAGAGGAGGTAG
- a CDS encoding ABC transporter ATP-binding protein yields MIANVEYREVLLRADQLSLTLGGRPVLREVSFEVRDIVRPGCITGQVVALLGPSGMGKTQLFRVLAGLQDADAGQVLVDVAQHPVRVGQVGVVAQAYPLFEHRTVLGNLLVAGRTADREARARKLLERFGLAQHAERWPLELSGGQRQRVAIAQQFMCSEHLLLMDEPFSGLDPLAVEEVCALIREVASQDELNTIVIVTHDIAAALSVADHVWLLGRDRDAKGEPIPGARIQATFDLVERGLAWRTDGLRSNEFQQLEQEIREAFKRL; encoded by the coding sequence ATGATTGCCAACGTCGAATATCGCGAGGTGCTGCTGCGCGCGGACCAGCTCTCGCTCACGCTCGGTGGCCGGCCGGTGTTGCGCGAGGTGAGCTTCGAGGTGCGCGACATCGTTCGGCCGGGCTGCATCACCGGTCAGGTCGTCGCGCTGCTGGGTCCGAGCGGCATGGGCAAGACGCAGCTCTTCCGCGTGCTGGCCGGCCTGCAGGACGCCGATGCAGGACAGGTGCTGGTCGATGTGGCGCAGCATCCCGTGCGTGTGGGTCAGGTGGGCGTGGTGGCACAGGCGTATCCGCTCTTCGAGCACCGGACGGTGCTGGGCAACCTGCTCGTCGCGGGCCGAACCGCAGACCGCGAGGCGCGTGCGCGCAAGCTGCTCGAGCGCTTCGGGCTCGCGCAGCACGCCGAACGTTGGCCGCTGGAGCTCTCGGGTGGGCAGCGCCAGCGGGTGGCGATCGCGCAGCAGTTCATGTGCAGCGAGCACCTGCTGCTCATGGACGAGCCGTTCTCGGGGTTGGATCCGCTGGCTGTCGAGGAGGTGTGTGCGCTCATTCGCGAGGTGGCGAGCCAGGACGAGCTGAACACCATCGTGATCGTCACGCACGACATCGCTGCGGCGCTCTCGGTGGCAGATCACGTGTGGCTGCTGGGGCGCGACCGCGATGCGAAGGGTGAGCCGATTCCCGGCGCGCGAATCCAAGCGACGTTCGACCTGGTGGAGCGAGGGCTCGCGTGGCGCACAGATGGTTTGAGGTCAAACGAGTTTCAGCAGCTCGAGCAGGAGATTCGCGAGGCGTTCAAGCGCCTCTGA
- a CDS encoding rhodanese-like domain-containing protein, whose amino-acid sequence MTRVLLTILAFSLAAAPALGEEKEGFKLIKSSELQKMMKTPGSRVAVYDANWEGIREKWGMIPGAKPLSKFEFDASKELPADKSTPLVFYCGNLHCTASHHAAGIATKAGFTDVSVLSDGIMGWARSGKPVVHPK is encoded by the coding sequence ATGACGCGCGTCCTCCTCACGATCCTCGCCTTCTCCCTCGCCGCGGCGCCCGCGCTCGGCGAGGAGAAGGAGGGCTTCAAGCTCATCAAGTCCAGCGAGCTGCAGAAGATGATGAAGACGCCGGGCAGCCGCGTGGCCGTCTACGACGCGAACTGGGAAGGCATCCGCGAGAAGTGGGGGATGATCCCCGGAGCAAAGCCGCTCTCGAAGTTCGAGTTCGATGCGTCGAAGGAGCTGCCCGCCGACAAGAGCACGCCGCTCGTCTTCTATTGCGGCAACCTGCACTGCACCGCGTCGCACCACGCGGCCGGCATCGCGACCAAGGCGGGCTTCACCGACGTGAGCGTGCTCTCCGACGGCATCATGGGCTGGGCGCGCTCGGGCAAGCCGGTCGTCCATCCGAAGTGA
- a CDS encoding DEAD/DEAH box helicase family protein: protein MTKPLQLRFDAGTLVIDGLDATDQAPPGCLWDPRVGRFRAPAHRYRDLVTNFTQREVAFDDRARAYANLKLDHRATREPFPHQREAVDAWDANGKRGVIVLPTGSGKSYVAELAIAKAERSTLVVAPTLDLMAQWYDLLGTAFGVEIGLLGGGYFELRDLTCATYDSAHLKMDQLGARFGLLVFDECHHLPSPAYLNAADACIAPFRLGLTATLDRADGREGLLDERVGKVVFARGIKELAGEHLAEYETVRLQVHMGEAEAARYREAREVYRAFLRAKGIRMSSPEGWGRFVMLSSQSREGRRAFRAYREQKAIALASEAKLSVLEGLLRQHAHDRVIIFTSDNDTAYRVSRMFLLPTLTHQTDIKERKELLARFRDGTYPALVTSRVLNEGVDVPEANVAVVLSGSGSVREHVQRLGRILRRREGKRATLYEVVTSGTGEEATSSRRREHEAYR from the coding sequence GTGACGAAGCCGCTTCAGCTCCGCTTCGACGCCGGCACGCTCGTCATCGACGGGCTCGACGCGACGGATCAAGCGCCGCCCGGCTGCCTCTGGGACCCGCGCGTGGGCCGCTTCCGCGCGCCGGCCCATCGCTACCGAGACCTGGTCACCAACTTCACCCAGCGTGAAGTCGCGTTCGACGACCGCGCGCGCGCCTACGCGAATCTGAAGCTCGATCACCGCGCTACCCGCGAGCCGTTCCCACACCAACGCGAGGCCGTGGACGCGTGGGACGCGAACGGCAAGCGCGGCGTCATCGTCCTGCCGACGGGCTCGGGCAAGAGCTACGTCGCCGAACTGGCCATCGCGAAGGCAGAGCGCTCGACGCTCGTGGTCGCGCCGACGCTGGACTTGATGGCCCAGTGGTACGACCTGCTCGGCACCGCCTTTGGCGTCGAGATCGGGCTGCTCGGCGGCGGCTACTTCGAGCTGCGCGACCTCACCTGCGCGACGTACGACTCGGCGCACTTGAAGATGGACCAGCTCGGCGCGCGCTTCGGCCTGCTGGTGTTTGATGAGTGCCACCACCTGCCCTCGCCCGCCTACCTCAATGCAGCCGACGCATGCATCGCGCCGTTTCGCCTTGGTCTGACCGCGACGCTCGACCGCGCCGACGGCCGCGAGGGATTGCTCGACGAGCGCGTGGGCAAGGTCGTGTTCGCGCGGGGCATCAAGGAACTCGCCGGCGAGCACCTCGCCGAGTATGAAACTGTTCGGTTACAAGTCCACATGGGCGAGGCCGAGGCCGCGCGCTACCGCGAGGCCCGCGAGGTGTACCGCGCGTTCCTGCGCGCCAAGGGCATCCGGATGTCGTCGCCCGAGGGCTGGGGCCGCTTCGTGATGCTCAGCTCGCAGTCGCGCGAGGGACGCCGGGCGTTCCGCGCATACCGGGAGCAGAAGGCGATCGCGCTCGCATCCGAGGCCAAGCTGAGCGTGCTCGAGGGGCTCTTGCGCCAGCACGCGCACGATCGGGTGATCATCTTCACCAGCGACAACGACACCGCGTACCGCGTCTCGCGGATGTTCCTGCTGCCCACGCTGACGCACCAGACCGACATCAAGGAGCGCAAGGAGCTCCTCGCGCGCTTTCGCGACGGGACGTATCCCGCACTGGTGACCTCGCGCGTGCTCAACGAAGGCGTGGACGTGCCCGAAGCGAATGTCGCCGTGGTGCTCTCGGGCTCGGGCAGCGTGCGCGAGCACGTGCAGCGCCTGGGCCGCATCCTGCGTCGGCGCGAGGGCAAGCGCGCGACGCTCTATGAAGTGGTGACATCGGGGACCGGCGAAGAAGCGACGAGCTCCCGGCGCCGGGAGCACGAGGCGTATCGATAG
- a CDS encoding DUF790 family protein, producing MLTADLLRARRRGDEVRPLWVDAESPAEQARAQALVSLFQAHVGQSRGALDDAIADLVGEDTDYLLHRGLAKLLFDRSEFETQSSLDPVELRRRVFERARAHHPVAQHAGDPLHPTTRAQVLADVAAELKLDASDVERALYADLDREQVLQTFEPIDAKALLQRYDVALAQAMLLRASSVTITIAPGDPKRYRQLFRFIKFYGLIHTATGDRRRGYEVTLDGPMSLFQLTSKYGLKLAEFLPALLLCEGWTLRARVLWGKERRQANFELTPAAGLRSHYPDRGVYVTEEERGLVERFEALESPWKIDRRTELVDLDGQGVLVPDLVFKNRDDGREALLELVGFWRKGYLASRLELLRAHGPKNLVLAVSKKLAGTREKLGELPGEVVLFSDVIRAKQVLEAVERVAVRP from the coding sequence ATGCTGACGGCGGATCTGCTGCGCGCGCGGCGTCGCGGCGATGAAGTTCGGCCACTCTGGGTCGACGCGGAGAGCCCCGCGGAGCAGGCGCGCGCGCAGGCCCTCGTGTCGCTGTTTCAAGCGCATGTGGGCCAGTCGCGCGGCGCGCTCGACGACGCCATCGCTGACCTCGTCGGCGAGGACACCGACTACCTGCTCCACCGCGGGCTGGCGAAGCTGCTCTTCGATCGCAGCGAGTTCGAGACGCAGTCGTCGCTGGATCCGGTTGAGCTGCGCCGGCGCGTCTTCGAGCGCGCGCGGGCGCACCACCCGGTGGCGCAGCACGCGGGCGATCCGCTGCATCCGACGACGCGCGCGCAGGTGCTGGCCGACGTGGCCGCCGAGCTGAAGCTGGACGCCTCGGATGTCGAGCGCGCGCTCTACGCCGACCTCGATCGGGAGCAGGTGCTCCAGACCTTCGAGCCCATCGACGCGAAGGCGCTCCTGCAGCGCTACGACGTGGCGCTCGCGCAGGCCATGCTGCTGCGCGCGAGCTCGGTGACCATCACCATCGCTCCAGGCGATCCCAAGCGCTACCGGCAGCTCTTTCGCTTCATCAAGTTCTACGGGCTCATCCACACGGCGACGGGCGATCGTCGGCGCGGCTACGAGGTCACGCTCGACGGGCCAATGAGCCTGTTCCAGCTCACGAGCAAGTACGGCCTCAAGCTCGCCGAGTTCTTGCCGGCGCTGCTGCTCTGTGAAGGCTGGACGCTCCGCGCGCGCGTGCTCTGGGGCAAGGAGCGGCGTCAGGCGAACTTCGAGCTCACCCCCGCGGCGGGGCTGCGCTCGCACTATCCGGATCGCGGCGTGTACGTGACCGAAGAGGAGCGCGGGCTCGTCGAGCGCTTCGAGGCGCTGGAGTCGCCGTGGAAGATCGATCGGCGAACGGAGCTCGTGGATCTCGATGGCCAGGGCGTGCTGGTGCCGGATCTCGTCTTCAAGAATCGGGACGACGGCCGCGAGGCGCTGCTGGAGCTGGTCGGCTTCTGGCGAAAGGGCTACCTGGCGTCGCGGCTGGAGTTGTTGCGCGCGCACGGGCCGAAGAACCTGGTGCTCGCGGTGTCGAAGAAGCTCGCGGGCACGCGCGAGAAGCTCGGCGAGCTGCCCGGTGAGGTCGTCCTCTTCAGCGACGTGATCCGAGCCAAACAGGTGCTCGAGGCCGTCGAGCGCGTGGCCGTGCGGCCATAA